From the Odocoileus virginianus isolate 20LAN1187 ecotype Illinois chromosome 20, Ovbor_1.2, whole genome shotgun sequence genome, the window ACATCCGCAAAGACGATGTGGACAACGGCAGTGAAGTCTCCAGAATGAcagcctgggttcaagtcccccACTCTGACACTTCTCAGCTgtctgaccttggacaagtgactttatcagtttcctcctctgtaaaaccAAAATAATAGCAGCTCCCACCTCAGACGGTGGAGTTGAGGGGTAAGTCAGTTACTCCGTGTGAAATGCTGAGAACAAAGCCTGatatacagtaagtgctcagtaaatgtgagcTATGAGGACTGTTCACCCTGCCTTGCGAGTGGGCGAACAGGTGCAGAGAGCTAAAATAATGAGGTAACACAGTtcaggggcctggggctgggatcCAGAACCATATCTGCACCTCAGCTCTGAGCCTGCTTCCTTCTCTGCAAGATGGGGTGAATAGCAGCATGCACCCCCCCAGGGCTCGCCCAGGAGGGAAGGAGGtcattttctgagaaaaaaaaaagggagggcgGGTAGGGGGGAGCGGGTTTGTTATCCTGGGCAGTCAGGCGCAAGAGACCGGACAGAAGACCAAAGGCTCAAGAGATCTGAAAGCCGGTGGAACACAGGTTCTGGGCGTACACTTGCCTTGGCCCCAAGGAAGGACAAGGGCGCCCTCTAGTGGCGAGAGCAACCCAACAGCCAAGTGCCCTGTGCTTTGCGCTAGACCCAGAGGGTTCGCTCGGAGTACAGAAGGAAACCCGAGGCATAGAAAAATTGCAACAAGACCATCTGGCCCCAGAACCTACACTCACTCTCCTTCTCTTTCCAAAACTCTGTCCCAGCCCCGGAGTCCCGGTTCTGGAACTCCTGGGTAGGGCGCATCCTTGACATCCTGGGCTGGGCGGTTTCACATCCCTGGCCCGCCCACCGAACGCCAGCTGCACGAAGCAGAGGACAGCGCCCAGTGCCCGAATGTTCTCCGCACGCCAGGAGCAGGCGCGGCAGCTTCAACTGCTTCCCCCCAAACTCAGGAGCGCCGGGTTGGGGTATTCGGGGTTCTCGATGACCCCGGGGCCGAACTTGAGCTCCAGGAAACGGCGGTAGTTGTTGGGCGCCTGCGCCACGAAGCCGGCAAAGGGCAGGGGCACCAGAGGTTGCAGGAAGTGTTCGGGGAACTCGACATCCTGCCGGTGGTCCAGCCACGTGTCCTTGGTCATGACCCCGTTCCGGGGGTAGAAGGGCCACAGGTCCACGTGCAGGTGGTTGCTCTCGCTGTACTGCACGCGGAAGAAGTCGCCCTCCACCGCCTTCTCCCACACAAAGCCGCGCTCGTCCACCACCGAGCCTGCCTCGGCGCCCCGCAGCTGCTCGCAGTTGCCCACGTCCTCCAGGTAGATGCCCAGGTCCACGTCGTAGTCCCACGGGATGATGTCCCCGTGGCGGGCCGCCCCCAGCAGCGAGCCGCCCTCCAGCCAGTAGCGCACGCCGGCCGCCTCCAGCACGCCCACCACGTAGCGGGCCGTCTCGCGCAGCGCGCGCAGGCAGCACGGGGGCGTCCAGCGCTCCTCGTACAGGTAGGCCGGCGTGTCGCCCACCACCGTCCCGAAGCAGCGCGGGGTCTCCTTGTTGCATCCGAACCATTCGAGCCGCCCGCCCTCCCAGCTCACCAGGCGGATGCCCAGCGCCCGCAGCAGCGCCGCCCGTCGTGCGCGCCCCTCGCGCTCTGCCTTCCAGCGCGCATGGGCCGTGGCCAGCGGAGGCTGGCGCGCCGCGCCGAAGGGCAGGTCCAGCATTTGCACCGTCCAACCGCGGAGGGCGGTCTGCAGGAAGAGGCCGGTGCCCACGGGCCGGGCCAAGGGCGCCGAAAGATTGAAGAGGTCGCGGGCGCGCAGGAGCACTACGGCATCCCCGTCCAGGGCGTCGCAGCGCGGTGCGGAGGGTGCTGGGCCATAGCGGGCGGTCCACTCCCGCAGACTGACGTTCAGGGCCAGGCACCGGGCCGGGTTGGCCGAAGCGACTGGAGCGGCCACCAGGCGTGCGCCGCCCGCTCGGAGCACCTCGACCATGCGCTCCAGCTGGCCTGGTGCCTCGGCCCTCGCCCCGTCGGGCACCAGGGCCACGTACTCGGTGGCCACGTAGGTCTCCGGGCGGGAGGCTGCGGCGGGTCGGTCCAGGGCGGGCTGGAGCAGTGCCAGGCGAACGTTGGGGATGCGCGGCAGGGCCAGGGGCGGGTAGGGAAGCGCAtcagccaccaccaccactggcTGGGCAGGCTCTTGCTGCAGGAAAGAGTCCACCAGCTCCGGTACTGCGTTGTCAAAGGCCTCGAACTCGCGCACCAAGATGGTGACGCGGGGGCCAGAGGCGGATCCACGGCGGGAGCCCCTGGTCCGGGAGCTCCTGGGCTGGTGA encodes:
- the FKRP gene encoding ribitol 5-phosphate transferase FKRP; this translates as MRLTRCQAALAAAITLNLLVLFYVSWLHHQPRSSRTRGSRRGSASGPRVTILVREFEAFDNAVPELVDSFLQQEPAQPVVVVADALPYPPLALPRIPNVRLALLQPALDRPAAASRPETYVATEYVALVPDGARAEAPGQLERMVEVLRAGGARLVAAPVASANPARCLALNVSLREWTARYGPAPSAPRCDALDGDAVVLLRARDLFNLSAPLARPVGTGLFLQTALRGWTVQMLDLPFGAARQPPLATAHARWKAEREGRARRAALLRALGIRLVSWEGGRLEWFGCNKETPRCFGTVVGDTPAYLYEERWTPPCCLRALRETARYVVGVLEAAGVRYWLEGGSLLGAARHGDIIPWDYDVDLGIYLEDVGNCEQLRGAEAGSVVDERGFVWEKAVEGDFFRVQYSESNHLHVDLWPFYPRNGVMTKDTWLDHRQDVEFPEHFLQPLVPLPFAGFVAQAPNNYRRFLELKFGPGVIENPEYPNPALLSLGGSS